The proteins below come from a single Bubalus kerabau isolate K-KA32 ecotype Philippines breed swamp buffalo chromosome 19, PCC_UOA_SB_1v2, whole genome shotgun sequence genomic window:
- the FAH gene encoding fumarylacetoacetase isoform X2: MSFVPVAEDSDFPIHNLPYGVFSTRGNPRPRIGVAIGDQILDLSVIKHLFTGPILSGHQDVFNKPTLNSFMGLGQAAWKEARAFLQNLLSASQARLRDDVELRQRAFASQASATMYLPAAIGDYTDFYSSRYHATNVGVMFRGKENALMPNWLHLPVGYHGRASSVVVSGTPIRRPLGQMRPDDSKPPVYGACKLLDFELEMAFFVGPGNKLGEPIPISKAHEHIFGMVLMNDWSARDIQKWEYVPLGPFLGKSFGTTISPWVVPMDALMPFAVPNPEQDPKPLPYLCHDQPYTFDINLSVALKGEGMSQAATICRSNFKYMYWTMLQQLTHHSVNGCNLQPGDLLASGTISGPEPESFGCMLELSWKGTRAIELGNGQTRKFLLDGDEVIMTGHCQGDGYRIGFGQCAGKVLPALSLA; the protein is encoded by the exons ATGTCCTTCGTCCCGGTGGCCGAGGATTCTGACTTCCCCATCCACAACCTGCCCTACGGCGTCTTCTCCACTCGAGGCAAC CCAAGACCGAGGATCGGCGTGGCCATTGGGGACCAGATCCTGGACCTCAGTGTCATCAAGCACCTCTTCACTGGCCCGATCCTCTCCGGACACCAGGATGTCTTCAATAAG CCAACTCTCAACAGCTTCATGGGCCTGGGTCAGGCTGCCTGGAAGGAGGCTAGAGCATTCTTGCAGAACCTGCTGTCTGCCAGCCAAGCCAGGCTCAGAGATGACGTGGAGCTTCGGCAGCG TGCCTTCGCATCCCAGGCTTCCGCTACGATGTATCTTCCGGCTGCCATAG GCGACTACACGGACTTCTATTCCTCTCGGTATCATGCCACCAATGTCGGGGTCATGTTCAGGGGCAAGGAGAATGCACTGATGCCAAACTG GCTGCACCTGCCAGTGGGCTACCACGGGCGCGCTTCCTCCGTGGTGGTGTCTGGCACCCCGATCCGCAGGCCCCTGGGGCAGATGCGGCCCGACGACT CTAAGCCTCCCGTTTATGGTGCCTGCAAACTCCTGGACTTCGAGTTGGAGATG GCTTTCTTTGTAGGCCCTGGGAACAAACTCGGAGAGCCAATCCCCATTTCCAAGGCCCACGAGCACATTTTTGGAATGGTCCTTATGAACGACTGGAGTG CTCGAGACATCCAGAAATGGGAGTACGTCCCCCTTGGGCCGTTCCTTGGGAAGAGTTTTGGAACCACCATCTCTCCATGGGTGGTGCCCATGGATGCCCTCATGCCCTTTGCTGTGCCCAACCCGGAGCAG GACCCCAAGCCCCTGCCGTATCTCTGCCATGACCAGCCCTACACATTCGACATCAACCTCTCTGTTGCCCTGAAAG GAGAAGGAATGAGCCAGGCAGCTACCATATGCAGGTCTAATTTTAAG TACATGTACTGGACAATGCTGCAGCAGCTTACCCACCACTCTGTCAATGGCTGCAACCTGCAGCCGGGCGACCTCTTGGCTTCTGGAACCATCAGTGGGCCG GAGCCAGAGAGCTTTGGCTGCATGCTGGAGCTGTCATGGAAGGGCACAAGGGCCATAGAGCTGGGGAATGGCCAGACCAGGAAGTTCCTGCTGGACGGGGATGAAGTCATCATGACAG